One genomic segment of Vulpes vulpes isolate BD-2025 chromosome 2, VulVul3, whole genome shotgun sequence includes these proteins:
- the LOC112928018 gene encoding olfactory receptor 1L4 encodes METKNYSSESGFVLLGISSSPQLQKPLFAIFLIMYLVTVVGNVLIILVIQSDSRLHTPMYFFLSNLSFTDICFTTVIVPNMLANLLSETKVISFVGCLIQMYFFMAFANTDSYLLASMAIDRLVAICNPFHYERVMNPRRCLLMLLGSCTISHLHSLLRVLLMSRLSFCASHVIKHFFCDTQPVLKLSCSDTSSNQIVVMTETLAVITTPFLCILFSYLRIIITVLRIPSAAGKWKAFSTCGSHLTVVALFYGSVIYVYFRPLSMYSVVKDRVATIMYTVVTPMLNPFIYSLRNKDMKRGLIKLRDRIHS; translated from the coding sequence atggaaacaaaaaaCTATAGCAGCGAATCAGGCTTTGTCCTCCTGGGCATCTCTTCCAGTCCTCAGCTACAGAAACCACTCTTTGCCATCTTCCTCATCATGTACCTGGTCACTGTCGTGGGCAATGTACTCATCATCTTGGTTATCCAGTCTGACTCCCGACTCCATACTCCTATGTACTTTTTCCTCAGCAACTTGTCCTTCACAGATATCTGCTTCACAACAGTGATTGTGCCCAACATGCTGGCAAACCTACTATCAGAGACCAAGGTTATCTCCTTTGTGGGCTGCCTGATCCAGATGTATTTCTTCATGGCCTTTGCAAATACTGACAGTTACCTTCTAGCCTCTATGGCCATAGATAGGCTGGTAGCCATCTGCAACCCCTTCCACTATGAAAGGGTCATGAACCCACGGCGTTGTCTCCTCATGCTGCTGGGCTCTTGCACCATCTCCCACCTGCACTCCCTGCTCCGAGTGCTACTCATGTCCCGCCTGtccttctgtgcctctcatgTCATTAAGCACTTTTTTTGTGATACCCAACCTGTACTAAAGCTATCCTGCTCTGACACATCCTCCAACCAGATTGTGGTCATGACTGAGACCCTGGCCGTCATCACAACCCCCTTCCTGTGCATCCTCTTCTCCTATCTGCGAATCATCATCACTGTGCTCAGAATTCCCTCTGCAGCTGGGAAGTGGAAGGCCTTCTCTACCTGTGGCTCCCACCTCACTGTAGTGGCTTTGTTCTATGGGAGTGTCATCTATGTCTACTTTAGGCCCCTGTCCATGTACTCAGTGGTGAAGGACCGGGTAGCCACAATTATGTACACAGTAGTGACACCCATGCTGAACCCCTTCATCTATAGCCTGAGGAACAAAGATATGAAGAGGGGTTTGATTAAATTAAGGGACAGAATTCACTCATAG